A window of Bacteroidota bacterium contains these coding sequences:
- the thrA gene encoding bifunctional aspartate kinase/homoserine dehydrogenase I, with protein MIVLKFGGSSVATAERIKGVAKIIEQQYRAEKKLAVVFSAFGGVTDDLIKVSQLAATQDNSYLDLFQKIKQRHLKTANELGLKQEKALYEFMEMRFAALQDLLHGVFLVKELSQRTLDFVCSHGELFAAKIIAHYFTSQKLKSTFLDASLLVKTDENFGSAKVDFLKSNKNIRAYFASSKSIEVVTGFIGSTSKNEITTLGRGGSDYTAAIFGAALQASEIQIWTDVDGVMTADPRKVRKAFSVGAMTYEEAMEMSHFGAKVIHPPTIQPALEKGIPLWIKNTFNPSAHGTLISTKSSDPNYMVKGISSIDGIALLTLQGSGMVGVAGISARLFGALSQAKVNVILITQGSSEHTISFAVKPGDAEIARKAIEETFALEIKVHLIEKVRVEENLSIVAVIGENMRNTPGVSGRLFQALGKNGISVVATAQGSSELNISVVIHAKDLNKALNTLHQGFFLSDVKTLNVFLVGSTGLIGSTLIKQIEKQKKFLREARSIELIIAGITNTQKMYFDEDGISLSRYKEVLETKGEKSNIKSFVQRIKELNLAQSIFVDCTSSAEVVSHYNEILESSVSIVTPNKLANSGKYTEYTKLRSAAKKRGVRFLYETNVGAGLPVISTLSDLLHSGDKIIRIEAVLSGTLSYIFNSYKKGIQFNEVVLQAKEKGYTEPDPRDDLSGMDVARKLLILARETGMEIEIKDIAIEQILPPNCVKAKSVTDFFKELEISNAVFEARRAKAEEKGKVLRFIALLENGKASIRLLEVDEKHPFYNLSGSDNIISFTTERYHDRPLVVKGPGAGAEVTAAGVFAEIISIGNYFE; from the coding sequence ATGATAGTTCTAAAATTCGGGGGGAGTTCGGTTGCAACAGCTGAACGGATAAAGGGGGTAGCCAAAATTATTGAGCAACAGTATCGAGCAGAGAAAAAGCTGGCAGTTGTATTTTCGGCATTTGGAGGTGTTACCGACGATTTAATTAAGGTGAGTCAGTTGGCAGCCACACAGGATAATTCATACCTTGACCTATTTCAAAAAATAAAGCAAAGGCACCTCAAAACTGCCAATGAGTTGGGATTGAAGCAGGAAAAGGCATTGTATGAATTTATGGAAATGCGCTTTGCAGCCCTGCAGGATTTATTGCACGGTGTATTTTTGGTAAAGGAACTTTCACAGCGAACACTCGACTTTGTTTGCAGCCATGGCGAATTGTTTGCAGCGAAGATTATAGCGCATTATTTCACATCACAAAAACTGAAATCTACTTTTTTGGATGCCAGTCTGCTTGTAAAAACGGATGAAAATTTTGGATCAGCAAAAGTTGATTTCCTAAAATCAAATAAAAATATTCGGGCCTATTTTGCCTCTTCTAAAAGCATTGAAGTAGTAACCGGTTTTATTGGGTCCACCTCAAAAAATGAGATTACTACCTTAGGCAGAGGAGGCTCAGATTATACCGCAGCAATTTTTGGAGCTGCCCTGCAAGCAAGTGAGATTCAAATATGGACCGATGTGGATGGAGTGATGACAGCTGATCCACGCAAAGTGCGCAAAGCATTTTCGGTAGGTGCCATGACGTATGAGGAAGCCATGGAAATGTCGCATTTTGGAGCTAAGGTTATTCATCCGCCAACGATTCAGCCCGCTTTAGAGAAGGGCATTCCACTTTGGATAAAAAATACATTTAACCCAAGTGCGCATGGAACTTTAATTTCCACCAAATCGAGCGATCCCAATTACATGGTGAAGGGTATTTCTTCGATTGACGGAATTGCACTTTTAACTTTGCAAGGAAGCGGAATGGTTGGCGTGGCAGGTATTTCGGCACGTTTGTTTGGAGCCTTATCACAAGCCAAAGTGAATGTAATATTAATTACGCAAGGCTCATCTGAACACACCATCAGTTTTGCGGTGAAACCAGGAGATGCTGAAATAGCTAGGAAAGCAATAGAAGAAACTTTTGCACTCGAAATAAAAGTGCACCTGATAGAAAAAGTACGAGTAGAAGAAAACCTGAGCATTGTTGCGGTGATTGGCGAAAATATGCGCAATACCCCGGGCGTGTCGGGGCGCTTGTTTCAAGCATTGGGAAAAAATGGGATTAGTGTTGTTGCTACTGCGCAAGGCTCCTCCGAATTAAACATTTCGGTGGTAATTCATGCCAAGGATTTGAATAAGGCGTTGAATACTTTACATCAAGGTTTCTTTTTATCGGATGTAAAAACCTTGAATGTGTTTTTGGTGGGAAGTACCGGTTTAATTGGAAGTACACTCATCAAGCAAATTGAAAAGCAAAAGAAATTTTTGCGCGAAGCACGCTCCATCGAACTGATAATAGCAGGAATTACCAATACACAAAAAATGTATTTTGATGAAGACGGTATTTCCCTGAGCCGCTACAAAGAAGTGCTGGAAACAAAGGGAGAAAAATCCAACATTAAAAGTTTTGTACAGCGAATTAAAGAACTGAATCTGGCACAAAGTATTTTTGTAGATTGCACATCTAGCGCTGAGGTGGTGAGCCATTACAACGAAATTTTGGAAAGCAGTGTATCCATTGTGACTCCAAATAAATTGGCGAATAGTGGTAAGTATACGGAATATACAAAATTAAGAAGTGCTGCAAAGAAGCGTGGGGTGCGGTTCTTGTATGAAACCAATGTGGGAGCAGGGCTTCCGGTTATTTCAACACTAAGTGATTTATTACATAGTGGCGATAAAATAATTCGAATTGAAGCGGTACTTTCCGGAACGCTGTCCTATATTTTTAACAGCTACAAAAAGGGAATTCAATTTAATGAGGTGGTGTTGCAAGCCAAAGAAAAGGGCTACACCGAGCCGGATCCGCGAGATGATTTGAGTGGAATGGATGTAGCGCGAAAACTATTGATATTGGCGCGCGAAACCGGGATGGAGATTGAGATTAAGGATATTGCCATTGAACAAATACTTCCACCAAATTGTGTAAAAGCAAAATCCGTTACAGATTTTTTTAAGGAACTTGAAATCTCGAATGCTGTATTTGAAGCACGACGAGCAAAGGCAGAAGAAAAGGGAAAAGTGCTGCGATTTATAGCTCTACTCGAAAATGGAAAAGCGAGTATTCGATTGTTGGAAGTGGATGAAAAACATCCTTTTTATAATTTATCCGGAAGCGATAACATTATTTCGTTTACAACCGAAAGGTATCACGATCGCCCTTTGGTGGTGAAAGGTCCCGGAGCGGGCGCTGAAGTTACTGCGGCCGGTGTATTTGCTGAGATTATTAGTATTGGAAACTACTTCGAATAA
- the thrC gene encoding threonine synthase translates to MRYYSTKNKSTFYSLEQAVLKGLPDDNGLFMPERIEALPHSFWKDIGQYSFQEIAYEMCKQFLAAEVPEAVILKIVNEAINFDAPLVKLDAHTHVLELFHGPTLAFKDFGARFMAQLMRYFVRSQNEKITILVATSGDTGSAVASGFYKVDGIEVIILYPSGKVSDLQEKQLTTLGENIRALEIDGSFDDCQSLVKQAFLDKELTLKFKLSSANSINIARLIPQSFYYANAYKQLKDVAENLVFAVPSGNFGDLTAGLFARQMGMPVKDFIAVSNANDVVPAYLKSGIFTAKPSIQTLSNAMDVGNPSNFARMMDIFDNSIAGIQKIIKGYSVTDADTILAMKEIYSRFGYVMDPHGAVGYAGLKRYQLENPKAVGVILETAHPAKFLETVEQKLNFKLELPEGLKAVATKDKRSIVLSKSYVDFKNYLLGN, encoded by the coding sequence ATGCGGTATTACTCTACAAAAAATAAATCTACTTTTTATTCTCTTGAACAAGCTGTTTTAAAAGGCCTTCCCGATGATAATGGCTTGTTTATGCCTGAGCGTATTGAGGCTTTGCCGCACTCCTTTTGGAAGGATATTGGACAATATTCTTTTCAAGAAATTGCGTATGAGATGTGTAAACAATTTTTAGCTGCCGAAGTTCCTGAAGCAGTGATACTCAAAATTGTAAATGAAGCCATAAATTTTGATGCACCTTTGGTGAAGCTGGATGCGCATACACATGTGCTGGAATTATTTCATGGACCAACACTGGCCTTCAAAGATTTTGGGGCGCGGTTTATGGCACAACTCATGCGGTATTTTGTTCGAAGTCAAAATGAAAAGATTACCATTTTGGTTGCCACTTCGGGCGATACCGGAAGTGCCGTGGCGAGTGGGTTTTACAAAGTAGATGGCATTGAAGTAATTATTTTATATCCTTCCGGGAAGGTGAGTGATTTGCAGGAAAAGCAATTAACAACATTGGGAGAAAATATTCGTGCGCTCGAAATTGACGGAAGTTTTGATGATTGTCAAAGCCTTGTGAAACAAGCGTTTTTGGATAAGGAATTGACTTTAAAATTTAAACTTTCATCTGCCAACAGCATAAATATTGCGCGCTTAATTCCGCAAAGTTTTTACTATGCTAATGCGTATAAGCAATTGAAAGATGTAGCTGAAAACCTTGTATTTGCTGTTCCTAGCGGTAATTTCGGGGATTTAACTGCAGGTCTTTTTGCAAGGCAGATGGGCATGCCGGTGAAAGATTTTATTGCGGTGAGCAATGCAAACGATGTGGTCCCGGCGTATTTAAAGAGTGGAATATTTACGGCAAAACCATCAATACAAACCTTATCTAATGCAATGGATGTGGGTAATCCGAGCAATTTTGCACGGATGATGGATATTTTTGATAATTCTATTGCAGGGATACAAAAGATTATCAAAGGCTATTCCGTTACAGATGCGGATACAATTTTGGCTATGAAAGAAATTTATTCTCGCTTTGGCTATGTTATGGATCCACATGGTGCGGTGGGGTATGCGGGATTAAAGCGATATCAATTGGAGAATCCAAAAGCAGTAGGAGTTATTTTGGAAACAGCGCACCCGGCTAAGTTTTTAGAAACGGTTGAGCAGAAATTGAATTTTAAACTTGAATTACCGGAGGGGTTAAAAGCGGTGGCGACTAAGGATAAAAGAAGCATTGTGTTAAGTAAATCATATGTGGATTTTAAGAATTATTTATTGGGAAATTAA
- a CDS encoding homoserine kinase: MKNSITVFAPASVGNVGCGFDVMGLCIDTPGDEVKLSFNNTNNLLIKKISGDGGKLSYDAKQNTVSVAIAALLKKIKSKQGFDIELKKKMPLGSGLGSSAASAVAGTFAANELLGKPIKKRMDLVPFAMEGERVACGTAHADNVAPCMLGGISLIRNNSPLELISLPVPKNLYVIVVHPHVEVLTKDARAVMRKEIPMQDAIKQWGNTAALVAGLYESDYKLIGKAIEDVIAEPYRAKLIPEFYKVKQAAIDNGALGCTISGSGPSLFALCKGNKDCKKIAKAMQIAFASNNIKSDAFISKVNGEGVKVIS; the protein is encoded by the coding sequence ATGAAAAATTCAATTACAGTTTTTGCTCCGGCTTCAGTAGGCAATGTGGGTTGTGGTTTTGATGTAATGGGTTTATGTATTGATACACCTGGCGATGAAGTGAAACTTAGCTTTAACAACACAAATAACCTGCTTATAAAAAAAATAAGTGGCGATGGTGGCAAATTATCTTACGATGCCAAGCAAAATACAGTTAGTGTGGCAATAGCGGCATTGCTGAAAAAAATAAAAAGTAAGCAAGGCTTTGATATTGAATTAAAAAAGAAAATGCCCTTAGGCAGTGGCCTTGGCTCCAGTGCCGCAAGTGCTGTTGCCGGAACTTTTGCAGCGAACGAATTGTTGGGTAAGCCCATTAAAAAAAGAATGGACCTCGTGCCGTTTGCGATGGAAGGAGAGCGTGTAGCTTGTGGTACAGCGCATGCCGATAATGTTGCGCCCTGCATGTTAGGCGGAATTTCATTGATTCGGAATAACTCGCCTTTAGAGTTAATATCCTTACCAGTTCCTAAAAATTTGTATGTTATAGTCGTTCATCCCCACGTTGAAGTACTTACAAAAGATGCGCGCGCAGTGATGCGAAAAGAGATTCCTATGCAAGATGCAATAAAGCAATGGGGCAATACTGCAGCATTGGTGGCAGGTTTGTATGAATCGGACTATAAATTAATTGGTAAGGCAATTGAAGACGTCATTGCGGAACCCTATCGCGCCAAGCTGATTCCTGAATTTTATAAAGTTAAGCAAGCTGCTATCGACAATGGCGCTTTGGGCTGTACCATTAGTGGTTCGGGTCCATCGCTATTTGCATTGTGCAAAGGAAATAAAGACTGCAAAAAAATTGCTAAAGCGATGCAAATAGCATTTGCTTCAAACAATATTAAGAGCGATGCATTTATTTCCAAAGTAAATGGTGAAGGAGTGAAAGTTATTTCTTAA